A genomic stretch from Mycobacterium paraterrae includes:
- a CDS encoding M24 family metallopeptidase has product MGTEVVADDRALRTGRRDRALAQMARHDLDVLVLGRQANVRYVSGAPQLWVAGTRPFGPTCVVVRETGAIHLLSTWDEGVPEDIPHENLYGIAWNPMNTIANLQRIDGAAAAKRVGTDALSPGFAQLLPMAFPNAELVDGELAMRAARRIKTPEEVVALREAIRVAELGLAAAVAELRPGVSEKALSGVLLEAMAAGGVSTPSTQDAVWVTARDHPWRRASPDGLVRDGDLVAFSSGVLDGGYTGEVGRTWAVGDVAGSADLYRRWDTLWDRLYEACRPGAPAIDLLSAYQAAGEQLPAMPIARGLGLGFDPPVVSQHLPATAAEEQLEAGMVLAVTGYVWESGVGAVFGREAVLITSDGAEVLTSSPSATFAVGA; this is encoded by the coding sequence ATGGGTACCGAGGTGGTGGCCGACGACCGCGCTCTCCGGACGGGTCGCCGCGACCGCGCGTTGGCGCAGATGGCAAGGCACGATCTCGACGTGCTGGTGCTGGGCCGGCAGGCGAACGTCCGCTACGTGTCCGGCGCGCCGCAGCTGTGGGTAGCGGGGACACGACCCTTCGGGCCGACGTGTGTGGTCGTGCGTGAAACCGGTGCGATCCATCTACTCAGCACCTGGGATGAAGGTGTGCCGGAGGACATTCCGCACGAAAATCTCTACGGCATCGCCTGGAACCCGATGAACACGATCGCCAACCTGCAGCGCATCGACGGTGCTGCAGCGGCGAAGCGGGTGGGCACCGACGCACTGTCACCGGGGTTCGCACAGCTGCTGCCGATGGCATTCCCGAATGCGGAGTTGGTCGACGGTGAGCTGGCGATGCGCGCGGCCCGGCGCATCAAGACCCCCGAAGAAGTGGTCGCGCTGCGTGAGGCCATCCGGGTGGCCGAACTCGGGTTGGCCGCCGCCGTGGCCGAACTGCGGCCGGGCGTCAGCGAAAAGGCTTTGTCCGGTGTGCTGTTGGAGGCGATGGCGGCCGGCGGGGTCAGCACCCCGTCAACCCAGGACGCCGTCTGGGTGACCGCGCGCGACCATCCGTGGCGCCGGGCGAGCCCGGACGGCCTGGTTCGTGACGGCGACTTGGTGGCGTTCTCGTCAGGAGTTCTCGACGGCGGCTACACCGGCGAGGTCGGCCGCACCTGGGCGGTTGGCGACGTCGCAGGTTCTGCCGACCTTTACCGCCGCTGGGATACCTTGTGGGACAGGCTATATGAGGCGTGCCGCCCGGGCGCACCGGCCATCGACCTGCTGTCCGCGTATCAAGCCGCCGGCGAACAACTGCCTGCGATGCCGATCGCGCGAGGCCTGGGTCTGGGGTTCGACCCGCCCGTGGTGTCCCAGCACCTGCCGGCGACCGCCGCCGAGGAGCAACTGGAAGCGGGCATGGTGCTGGCGGTCACCGGCTACGTCTGGGAATCCGGCGTGGGTGCGGTATTCGGGCGCGAGGCGGTGTTGATCACCTCCGACGGCGCCGAGGTTCTCACGTCGAGTCCCTCGGCCACCTTCGCGGTCGGCGCCTGA
- a CDS encoding mycofactocin-coupled SDR family oxidoreductase — protein sequence MAGRVEGKVAFITGAARGQGRAHAVRLAQEGADIIAVDVCKKLDTVDLIAASTPEDLAETADLVKGHNRRIYTAEVDVRDYDALKSAVDTGVEQLGKLDIIVANAGIGNGGQTLDKTSETDWTEMIDINLGGVWKTVKAGVPHILAGGNGGSIILTSSVGGLKAYPHTGHYVAAKHGVVGLMRTFAVELGAQNIRVNSVHPTNVNTPLFMNDGTMKLFRPDLENPGPEDMKVVGQLMHTLPIGWVEPEDIANAVLFLASDEARYITGVTLPVDGGSCLK from the coding sequence ATGGCGGGTCGCGTCGAAGGCAAGGTCGCGTTCATCACCGGTGCGGCCCGTGGTCAGGGTCGCGCGCATGCGGTGCGGTTGGCTCAAGAGGGTGCCGACATCATCGCGGTCGATGTCTGCAAGAAGCTCGACACCGTGGATCTGATCGCCGCCTCCACACCGGAGGATCTGGCCGAGACCGCAGATCTGGTCAAGGGCCACAACCGCCGGATCTACACCGCGGAAGTCGACGTCCGTGACTACGACGCGCTCAAGTCCGCGGTGGACACCGGCGTCGAGCAGCTCGGCAAGCTCGACATCATCGTCGCCAACGCCGGCATCGGCAACGGTGGTCAGACGCTGGACAAGACCAGCGAAACCGACTGGACCGAGATGATCGACATCAACCTCGGCGGTGTCTGGAAGACCGTGAAAGCCGGTGTGCCACATATCCTTGCGGGCGGCAACGGTGGATCGATCATCCTGACCAGCTCGGTCGGCGGACTCAAGGCGTACCCGCACACCGGTCACTACGTCGCCGCCAAGCACGGCGTGGTCGGCCTGATGCGCACCTTCGCCGTCGAACTCGGCGCGCAAAACATTCGCGTCAACAGCGTGCACCCGACCAACGTCAACACCCCGCTGTTCATGAACGACGGCACGATGAAGTTGTTCCGTCCCGATCTGGAGAACCCAGGCCCCGAGGACATGAAGGTCGTCGGCCAGCTGATGCACACCCTGCCGATCGGGTGGGTCGAGCCCGAGGACATTGCCAACGCCGTGCTGTTCCTGGCCTCCGACGAAGCGCGCTACATCACAGGTGTGACGCTTCCCGTCGACGGCGGCAGCTGCCTGAAGTAG
- a CDS encoding acyl-CoA dehydrogenase family protein has protein sequence MQLTFDADVEAFRAEFVAFLDEHQPVEAQAVQRSRSSSDVPQWARQWQQLLFDNGWLLPGQPPEFGGRNASVLQQYVHAEELSRRRIYQSFNPQGVGIIAASLLSFGTPEQKRQWAVPILRAEITASLGMSEPGAGSDLASLRTAAVRDGDHFVVNGQKVWTSGAHDADVLLTFVRTDPDAPKHKGISVLLIPTDSPGLTRRPFASAAARDDQDFNEVFFTDVRVPAENLVGPLNEGWRVANGSLGHERNMLWMGYADQLQHLAADFEPSGELERDRYATLVMDCEALRLIGSVTLARAARGEDDVAGQSVLKLLGSEAVQAGTEHVLGASRVDGLVHPALTGSYAPLSLDAHFGSWFDRYLRTFAATIAGGTSEIQRNIIAQRILGLPRI, from the coding sequence ATGCAGCTGACCTTCGATGCCGACGTCGAAGCGTTTCGGGCCGAATTCGTGGCTTTCCTCGACGAGCACCAGCCTGTGGAGGCGCAGGCCGTGCAGCGTTCGCGGTCGTCGTCCGACGTCCCGCAGTGGGCCCGGCAATGGCAGCAGCTGTTGTTCGACAACGGCTGGCTGCTACCCGGCCAGCCCCCGGAGTTCGGCGGCCGCAACGCCAGCGTGCTGCAGCAGTACGTGCACGCCGAGGAGTTGTCCCGCCGTCGGATCTACCAGAGCTTCAATCCGCAGGGCGTCGGCATCATTGCCGCGTCGCTGCTGTCTTTCGGGACGCCGGAGCAAAAGCGGCAGTGGGCGGTACCCATCCTGCGGGCCGAGATCACCGCATCACTGGGCATGAGTGAGCCGGGCGCCGGTTCGGATCTCGCGTCGCTGCGCACCGCCGCGGTTCGTGACGGGGACCATTTCGTAGTCAACGGGCAGAAGGTGTGGACGTCGGGCGCCCATGACGCCGACGTGCTGCTGACCTTCGTGCGGACCGACCCCGACGCACCGAAACACAAGGGGATCAGCGTGCTGTTGATTCCCACCGACAGCCCGGGCCTGACGCGCCGGCCGTTCGCCTCGGCCGCCGCCCGCGACGACCAGGACTTCAACGAGGTGTTCTTTACCGACGTGCGGGTGCCGGCGGAGAATCTGGTGGGCCCGCTGAACGAAGGATGGCGGGTCGCCAACGGCTCGCTCGGGCACGAACGAAATATGCTCTGGATGGGCTATGCCGACCAATTGCAGCACTTGGCAGCCGATTTCGAGCCGTCGGGGGAGCTCGAACGCGATCGGTACGCCACCTTGGTGATGGATTGCGAGGCGCTGCGGCTCATCGGTTCGGTGACGCTGGCGCGGGCCGCCCGGGGCGAGGACGACGTGGCGGGCCAGTCGGTGCTCAAGCTGCTCGGGTCCGAGGCCGTTCAAGCCGGGACCGAGCATGTGCTGGGCGCCAGCCGAGTCGACGGGCTTGTCCACCCGGCCCTCACGGGTTCTTATGCACCGCTGAGTCTGGATGCGCATTTCGGCAGCTGGTTCGATCGCTACCTCCGTACCTTCGCCGCGACGATTGCCGGCGGCACGTCGGAGATCCAGCGGAACATCATTGCCCAGCGAATTCTGGGCCTGCCGCGAATCTGA
- a CDS encoding amidohydrolase family protein, translating to MVFSADNHISIADDIFYNRFPDELKEKAPRIWYEDGAYQVGRKGQSFLPGDFSAVLMQYDDLPGAASTNIAARIQELREDGVDKELAFPNAILALFHYPDKQLRELAFRIYNEYMAELQEQSNGHFYGAGLINWWDPAGAKKTLAELKSLGLKTFLLPLNPGKDDDGNVIDYGSDAMKPVWDEIEAAGLPITHHIGETPPKTPCQFNSVVVGMMINIDGFREQFAKYLFTGILDDHPSLRIGWFEGGISWVPWALQDAEHLVASYQHMFNRPLEHDVRYYWDTHMSASFMVDPLGLQLIDQIGVDRVMWSSDYPHNESTFGYSEKSLASVVDAVGADDAVKIVSTNVTKFLGL from the coding sequence GTGGTGTTCTCGGCGGACAACCACATCTCGATCGCCGACGACATCTTCTACAACCGCTTTCCCGACGAGCTGAAAGAGAAGGCGCCGAGGATCTGGTACGAGGACGGCGCCTACCAGGTTGGCAGGAAGGGGCAGTCGTTTCTGCCCGGCGATTTCAGCGCGGTGCTGATGCAATACGACGACCTGCCCGGAGCCGCCAGCACCAACATCGCGGCCCGCATCCAGGAGTTGCGTGAAGACGGCGTCGACAAGGAACTCGCCTTTCCCAACGCGATTCTCGCGCTGTTCCACTACCCGGACAAGCAACTCCGCGAGCTGGCCTTCCGGATCTACAACGAGTACATGGCCGAGTTGCAGGAGCAGTCGAACGGCCACTTCTACGGCGCCGGACTGATCAACTGGTGGGATCCGGCCGGTGCGAAAAAGACGCTGGCCGAATTGAAATCGCTCGGCTTGAAGACCTTCCTGTTGCCGCTGAACCCCGGCAAGGACGACGACGGCAACGTCATCGACTACGGCAGCGACGCCATGAAGCCGGTCTGGGATGAAATCGAGGCCGCCGGGCTGCCGATCACCCACCACATCGGCGAGACCCCGCCGAAGACTCCCTGTCAATTCAACAGCGTGGTCGTCGGCATGATGATCAACATCGACGGTTTCCGGGAGCAGTTCGCCAAGTACCTGTTCACCGGCATCCTCGATGACCACCCAAGCTTGCGGATCGGCTGGTTCGAAGGCGGAATTTCCTGGGTGCCTTGGGCTTTGCAAGATGCCGAGCATCTGGTGGCGTCCTACCAGCACATGTTCAACCGCCCCCTCGAACACGACGTGCGTTACTACTGGGACACCCACATGAGCGCCTCGTTCATGGTGGACCCACTGGGGTTGCAGTTGATCGACCAGATCGGGGTCGACAGAGTGATGTGGTCCAGCGACTACCCGCACAACGAAAGCACCTTCGGTTACTCGGAGAAGTCGCTGGCATCAGTTGTCGATGCCGTCGGTGCCGACGACGCGGTCAAGATCGTGAGTACCAACGTCACCAAATTCCTCGGGCTGTAG
- a CDS encoding TetR/AcrR family transcriptional regulator — protein sequence MTSPSEEPAWKQRAVERSIKTAKLRAAQRVQRFLDAAQAIIIEKGSTDFTVQEVVDRSRQSLRSFYLQFDGKHELLLALFEDALSRSSDQIRAATANHSDPIERLKVAVELLFEASRPDPTAKRPLFTDFAPRLLVSHPEEVKVAHAPLVTLLTELMEAASEAGELRSGINPRRMAAMTMQTVMFIAQSSGGTDDATVHPITADEVWDFCSRGFVGT from the coding sequence GTGACCAGTCCCAGCGAGGAGCCGGCCTGGAAGCAGCGCGCCGTCGAGCGGTCGATCAAGACAGCGAAACTACGGGCCGCGCAGCGGGTGCAGCGTTTCCTGGACGCCGCGCAGGCCATCATCATCGAGAAGGGCAGCACGGACTTTACCGTCCAAGAGGTCGTCGACCGTTCTCGGCAATCGCTGCGAAGCTTCTACCTGCAGTTCGACGGCAAACATGAGTTGCTGCTGGCGCTCTTCGAAGACGCCCTGAGCCGCTCCTCGGACCAGATCCGCGCCGCCACCGCCAACCACAGTGACCCGATCGAGCGCTTGAAGGTTGCAGTCGAGCTGCTGTTTGAAGCGTCACGCCCGGATCCGACCGCGAAGCGGCCGCTGTTCACCGACTTTGCTCCGCGGTTGCTGGTGTCACATCCCGAGGAAGTCAAAGTGGCGCATGCGCCCTTGGTGACTTTGCTCACCGAGTTGATGGAAGCGGCCAGCGAGGCCGGCGAATTGCGTTCTGGCATCAATCCGAGGCGGATGGCCGCGATGACCATGCAGACGGTGATGTTCATCGCCCAGTCGAGCGGCGGCACCGACGACGCCACCGTGCACCCGATCACCGCCGACGAGGTCTGGGACTTCTGCTCGCGAGGATTCGTCGGCACATAG
- a CDS encoding cytochrome P450: MTVAAPDGVYYDPYDVEINADPYQAFKAIREEAPLYYNSQHDFYALSRFSDVDDALVDHATFSSARGAIIELIKANIDIPPGVIIFEDPPIHDVHRKLLARMFTPRKINALEPKIREFCAHSLDPIASGDSFDFVGDLGAQMPMKVIGMLLGVPDEYQEAARDRANNQMRTEAGKPMDVSSPMDNGEFFAEFIDWRAKHPSDDIMTDLLNVEFVDEKGVTRKLTRDELLTYIAVVSGAGNETTTRLIGWAGKVLAEHPDQRRDLVENPALIPAAIEELLRFEPPAPHVARYVTRDVTYYGQTVPEGSAMMMLIGAANRDHRQFPPDGDVFDIHREPRQHLSFSVGTHYCLGSALARLEGRIALEEILKRFPEWQVDLSRAALSPTSTVRGWDTMPAVVG; the protein is encoded by the coding sequence GTGACAGTGGCTGCACCCGACGGCGTCTACTACGACCCGTACGACGTGGAGATCAATGCCGACCCCTACCAAGCTTTCAAGGCGATCCGCGAGGAAGCGCCGCTGTATTACAACTCCCAGCACGACTTCTATGCGCTGAGCCGGTTCTCCGACGTCGACGACGCACTCGTCGACCACGCGACGTTCAGCTCGGCTCGGGGCGCCATCATCGAACTGATCAAGGCCAACATCGACATCCCACCGGGCGTGATCATCTTCGAGGACCCACCAATCCACGACGTGCACCGCAAACTGCTGGCCCGGATGTTCACGCCTCGCAAGATCAACGCGCTCGAACCCAAGATCCGCGAATTCTGCGCGCACAGTTTGGATCCCATTGCCAGCGGCGACAGCTTCGACTTCGTCGGCGACCTTGGCGCTCAGATGCCGATGAAGGTGATCGGCATGCTGCTCGGTGTTCCCGACGAATACCAAGAAGCGGCGCGCGACAGAGCGAACAACCAAATGCGCACCGAGGCAGGCAAACCGATGGATGTCTCGTCCCCGATGGACAACGGCGAGTTCTTCGCCGAATTCATCGATTGGCGTGCCAAGCACCCGTCCGACGACATCATGACCGACCTCTTGAACGTCGAGTTCGTTGACGAGAAGGGCGTGACACGGAAGCTGACCCGCGACGAGTTGCTGACCTACATCGCCGTCGTATCGGGCGCGGGCAACGAGACCACCACCCGGCTGATCGGTTGGGCCGGAAAGGTGTTGGCCGAGCACCCGGACCAGCGTCGGGACCTAGTCGAAAACCCGGCCCTGATCCCCGCGGCCATCGAGGAACTGCTGCGCTTCGAGCCGCCCGCCCCGCACGTGGCCCGCTACGTGACGCGCGACGTCACCTACTATGGACAGACCGTGCCCGAGGGCAGCGCGATGATGATGCTCATCGGCGCGGCCAACCGCGACCACCGCCAATTCCCGCCGGACGGCGACGTTTTCGACATTCACCGCGAGCCACGCCAGCACCTGTCCTTCAGCGTCGGCACCCACTACTGCCTGGGCTCGGCGCTGGCGCGGCTGGAGGGACGAATCGCGCTCGAGGAAATCCTCAAGCGCTTCCCCGAATGGCAGGTCGACCTCAGCCGTGCCGCATTGTCACCGACGTCAACCGTTCGTGGCTGGGACACGATGCCGGCGGTCGTCGGTTGA
- a CDS encoding M24 family metallopeptidase, with translation MTSTHSVLPPLTSVADIPEIPDIERMRRETGARLRAAMADRGIDALILLGNNSVVYAAGVSWPLGDAGLSYVERPVAVVLVDDPHPHLFLPFREGASSESGLPADHLHGPVYLEFDEGVERFARLLPELIPASAVIAVDELTGAMRRAQPQLFLSGPPSDAAQIVGAAKLIKTPDEIACINTAVKITDTAMVDVQAALAPGIRQIDLSAEFTRRTFELGAMASMLEPIWQVMPKFKADGVWTTHGDLALPLLTTERELAAGDVLWTDVSITYQGYCSDFGRTWIVGDQPTARQHAQYDKWQEIMDAVLGVVRAGATVADLGRTATKANGGVRPWLPHFYLGHSIGVNAAEIPMIGTDLGDDFDENFVLEPGMVMVLEPVVWEEGTGGYRSEEIVVITEDGHIRLTNYPYAPYGVR, from the coding sequence ATGACTTCGACCCATTCGGTGCTGCCGCCTCTGACGTCGGTGGCCGACATTCCGGAGATTCCGGACATCGAACGGATGCGCCGCGAGACCGGTGCGCGGCTGCGTGCCGCGATGGCCGATCGCGGCATCGACGCCCTGATCCTGTTGGGCAACAACAGTGTCGTCTATGCGGCGGGGGTGAGTTGGCCGCTCGGTGATGCCGGATTGTCGTATGTCGAACGCCCCGTGGCGGTCGTGCTCGTCGACGACCCGCACCCGCACCTGTTCCTTCCGTTCCGGGAGGGCGCATCTTCGGAGTCGGGCCTGCCGGCCGACCACCTGCACGGCCCGGTTTATCTCGAATTCGACGAAGGTGTAGAGCGTTTCGCGCGACTGCTACCGGAACTCATCCCGGCCTCGGCCGTGATCGCGGTCGACGAACTCACCGGGGCCATGCGACGCGCTCAGCCGCAGCTGTTCCTCTCGGGGCCACCGAGCGATGCCGCTCAGATCGTCGGTGCGGCCAAGCTGATCAAGACCCCGGACGAGATCGCCTGTATCAACACCGCGGTGAAGATCACCGACACGGCCATGGTCGACGTGCAGGCTGCGCTCGCGCCCGGCATTCGGCAGATCGACCTGTCCGCGGAGTTCACCCGCCGCACGTTCGAACTCGGCGCGATGGCCAGCATGCTGGAGCCGATCTGGCAGGTGATGCCCAAGTTCAAAGCGGACGGGGTCTGGACCACCCACGGTGATTTGGCGTTGCCGCTGTTGACAACCGAGCGTGAGCTCGCCGCCGGTGACGTGCTGTGGACCGACGTCAGCATCACCTACCAGGGTTACTGCTCTGACTTCGGACGCACGTGGATCGTCGGCGACCAGCCCACCGCCCGCCAACATGCGCAGTATGACAAGTGGCAGGAGATCATGGACGCTGTGCTCGGCGTGGTGCGCGCCGGCGCGACGGTCGCGGATCTCGGCAGGACGGCGACGAAAGCCAACGGTGGTGTCCGGCCGTGGCTGCCGCACTTCTACCTCGGGCACAGCATCGGCGTCAACGCCGCCGAAATACCCATGATCGGAACCGATCTCGGCGACGACTTCGACGAGAACTTCGTCCTCGAGCCGGGCATGGTGATGGTCCTCGAACCCGTGGTGTGGGAAGAGGGCACCGGGGGCTATCGCAGCGAGGAGATCGTCGTCATCACTGAGGACGGGCATATCCGGCTGACCAACTATCCCTACGCTCCGTACGGAGTCCGCTGA
- a CDS encoding SDR family NAD(P)-dependent oxidoreductase, whose product MTISPSDILLTDRVAVVTGGGTGIGRGVAAGLAAFGARVAIWERDADSCAESADAIGALGIVTDVRDSHQVRAALDQTAAELGTVTILVNNAGGVFFSKLLDTTENGWDALYKANLRHVLLCTQLVARELVGADLPGSVINLTSIEGVRAAPGYAAYAGAKAGVINYTKTAAFELAPNGIRVNAIAPDLTLTEGLMRLNPDGPGPAASRAIPQGRPGHVYEIASTAVFLASDMASYITGQTFHVDGGTHAAGGWYHVPDTDGFALGPG is encoded by the coding sequence ATGACTATCAGCCCGTCCGACATTCTGCTCACCGATCGCGTCGCGGTGGTCACCGGCGGAGGTACCGGCATTGGTCGCGGTGTCGCGGCGGGTCTGGCCGCATTCGGTGCTCGAGTGGCGATTTGGGAGCGCGACGCTGACAGCTGCGCCGAATCCGCCGACGCCATTGGCGCTCTGGGCATCGTCACCGACGTCCGGGACAGCCATCAGGTCCGCGCGGCACTCGACCAGACTGCCGCGGAGCTCGGCACGGTGACCATCCTGGTGAACAATGCGGGCGGAGTGTTCTTCTCGAAACTGCTCGACACCACCGAAAATGGTTGGGACGCACTCTACAAAGCGAATCTTCGGCATGTGTTGCTCTGCACGCAGCTCGTGGCCCGCGAGCTGGTCGGCGCCGACCTGCCCGGCAGCGTCATCAACCTGACGTCCATCGAAGGTGTGCGTGCCGCGCCCGGCTACGCGGCGTACGCGGGCGCGAAGGCGGGCGTCATCAATTACACCAAGACCGCCGCGTTCGAGCTGGCACCCAACGGGATTCGTGTCAACGCGATCGCGCCTGACCTCACCCTGACCGAGGGACTGATGCGGCTCAACCCAGACGGCCCGGGTCCAGCGGCCAGCCGGGCGATCCCACAGGGCCGCCCTGGCCACGTCTACGAAATCGCCAGTACAGCAGTCTTTCTCGCATCTGACATGGCGAGCTACATCACCGGCCAAACTTTCCATGTCGATGGGGGTACCCACGCCGCCGGTGGGTGGTACCACGTCCCCGACACCGACGGTTTTGCCTTGGGGCCGGGCTAG
- a CDS encoding CaiB/BaiF CoA transferase family protein, translating into MAPLHGYTVVDLSTGIAGAYCTKLLADGGAQVIKVESPQGDPLRRWSASGADIDGDGALFQFLAGGKRSVAAGAGDADLVNDLLAAADAVVWSRGSAVAERFTPQALRESHPHLVVTAITPFGLDGPWRDRPATEFTLQAWSGGIVGLGRGSADRAPVFVGGQVGDYLTGAYASAATLTSRMRQLEAGTGELLDVSMLEAHILGLTYYPVTFFEMLGHPWRDARKLTIPGIAKAKDGLVDVGCGTAQQWFDLCAMIGRQDWIDEESPLSITEMANEKAAEIHAWFETQNADDIRDLASAFRIPNAPVANGANITELEHFQHRGTFVANPRDGFTQPGPPYRLRPALLAAAQPAPRLGEHTAHYQRSRPTPIERPVADVVNQLPLNGIRILDLTTFWAGPSCTHFLALLGADVIHVESTRKPDGTRMLAGIPVTEDQWWEKSPIFSALNTNKRGVTVDLQTDAGRNVLRRLVATSEVVVENFTPRVLDQIGLDFAALQTIRPDAILLRMPGFGLDGPWRDNPAFAYVIEAASGVSWLTGYPDRNPYEPYSIGDPNAGIHAVNALLLALEHRRATGQGVMIEAAMVDAAVNIAAEQVIEYSAYGALLQRAGNRGPVAAPQNLYRCADIDEFDRLDSWVAIAVADDDQWIGLCAALGEPDWALDPSLASADGRRAQHDLIDERLAVWCQTRSGDDIVRCLWDAGVPVAKVMQPHRQTEIPQLHFRRFFEDVGHPVNDTTPHSTVPVRFSAGPERFHRTPAPLLGQHNHELLAEIGFSADEIVELENEGVIGYTPGSARRAAAR; encoded by the coding sequence GTGGCGCCCCTGCACGGCTACACCGTCGTCGATCTGTCCACCGGTATCGCGGGCGCATACTGCACGAAGCTGCTGGCGGACGGCGGCGCACAGGTGATCAAAGTCGAGTCGCCACAGGGAGATCCATTGCGACGATGGTCAGCGTCCGGCGCCGACATCGACGGTGACGGCGCTTTGTTCCAGTTCCTCGCCGGCGGCAAGCGCAGTGTGGCGGCCGGCGCCGGCGACGCGGATCTGGTCAACGACCTGCTGGCTGCCGCGGACGCGGTGGTGTGGTCCCGCGGATCCGCGGTTGCCGAGCGCTTCACCCCGCAAGCGCTGCGCGAGTCACATCCGCACCTGGTGGTCACGGCCATCACCCCATTCGGATTGGACGGCCCGTGGCGCGATCGCCCGGCGACCGAGTTCACCCTGCAGGCATGGTCCGGTGGCATCGTCGGCCTGGGTCGCGGATCTGCCGATCGGGCACCGGTATTCGTCGGCGGGCAGGTCGGTGACTACCTGACCGGCGCCTACGCCAGCGCCGCGACTCTGACGTCTCGGATGCGGCAGTTGGAAGCCGGAACCGGAGAGCTGCTCGACGTGTCGATGCTCGAAGCGCACATCCTCGGCCTGACCTATTACCCGGTCACGTTCTTCGAGATGCTGGGACACCCGTGGCGGGACGCCCGCAAGCTCACCATTCCCGGAATCGCCAAAGCCAAGGACGGCTTGGTCGACGTCGGATGCGGCACGGCGCAGCAATGGTTCGACCTGTGCGCGATGATCGGCAGGCAGGATTGGATCGACGAAGAGTCGCCGCTGTCGATCACCGAGATGGCCAACGAGAAGGCCGCCGAAATCCACGCATGGTTCGAAACGCAGAACGCCGACGACATCCGGGATCTCGCGAGTGCGTTCCGGATACCCAACGCTCCGGTGGCGAACGGCGCGAACATCACTGAGCTCGAGCATTTCCAGCATCGTGGCACGTTTGTGGCCAACCCGCGCGACGGATTCACCCAGCCCGGCCCTCCCTACCGGCTGCGGCCCGCGCTGCTCGCTGCGGCGCAGCCGGCGCCGCGGCTTGGCGAACACACCGCGCACTATCAGAGGTCACGGCCGACCCCGATCGAGCGTCCCGTGGCAGACGTCGTAAACCAGTTGCCGCTCAACGGCATACGAATCCTGGATTTGACCACGTTTTGGGCCGGTCCGAGCTGCACGCATTTTCTGGCGCTGCTCGGGGCCGACGTCATCCACGTTGAGTCGACCCGGAAGCCCGACGGCACCCGCATGCTCGCCGGCATTCCCGTCACCGAGGACCAGTGGTGGGAGAAGTCGCCCATCTTCTCGGCGCTGAACACCAACAAGCGCGGCGTCACCGTCGACCTTCAGACCGATGCTGGTCGAAACGTGTTGCGCCGACTGGTCGCAACCTCCGAGGTGGTAGTCGAGAACTTCACACCCCGGGTGCTCGATCAGATCGGCCTGGACTTCGCTGCACTGCAGACGATTCGGCCCGATGCCATCCTGCTGCGGATGCCCGGCTTCGGGCTCGACGGGCCGTGGCGCGACAACCCGGCGTTCGCCTACGTCATCGAGGCCGCGTCCGGCGTGAGCTGGCTTACCGGCTACCCCGACCGCAACCCCTACGAGCCGTACTCGATCGGCGACCCGAACGCCGGCATCCACGCCGTCAACGCGCTGCTACTCGCGCTCGAGCACCGGCGCGCTACCGGGCAGGGGGTGATGATCGAGGCGGCGATGGTCGACGCGGCCGTGAACATCGCCGCCGAACAGGTCATCGAATACTCTGCCTACGGGGCGCTGTTGCAGCGCGCCGGCAACCGCGGACCGGTCGCCGCGCCCCAAAACCTTTACCGCTGCGCCGACATCGACGAATTCGATCGTCTCGACAGCTGGGTCGCGATCGCGGTGGCCGACGACGATCAATGGATCGGGCTTTGCGCCGCGCTCGGTGAACCCGACTGGGCGCTCGACCCGTCACTCGCCAGCGCCGACGGCCGCCGCGCCCAGCACGACCTGATCGACGAGCGGCTGGCCGTGTGGTGCCAAACACGCAGCGGCGACGACATCGTGCGCTGCCTGTGGGACGCCGGCGTTCCGGTCGCCAAGGTGATGCAACCGCACCGACAGACCGAGATCCCGCAGCTGCACTTCCGTCGCTTCTTCGAAGATGTCGGGCACCCCGTCAACGACACGACACCGCACAGCACCGTGCCGGTACGGTTCTCGGCCGGACCAGAACGATTCCATCGGACCCCGGCGCCGCTACTCGGCCAACACAACCACGAGCTGCTGGCTGAGATCGGTTTCAGCGCAGACGAAATCGTCGAGTTGGAAAACGAGGGCGTGATCGGTTACACGCCCGGCTCCGCGCGACGGGCCGCCGCCCGATGA